A window of Borrelia sp. A-FGy1 contains these coding sequences:
- a CDS encoding TIGR02757 family protein, protein MQKAKDITFKILEFVYNKYNKREFVHPDPLEFLYNYTEKEDIELAGLISSSLAIGKVEKILEAINKILIPLGTKPSKKLKKFNKDDLKIIYKDFIYRFFKAEDIIKLMMAIKGIQEKYSTIENIFYDIYKKNGNFISSLDILITYMEKINGESFGLLVPRPSKGSACKRLFLFLRWMIRKDEIDLGIWNKFNPSNLIVPMDTHMTDISFKLFNLKYNKNVNLKKAIEVTQYFSNSNKNDPVKYDFSLTRFGINRKLKKEDLFINILKL, encoded by the coding sequence ATGCAAAAAGCTAAAGATATTACATTTAAAATCTTAGAATTCGTATACAATAAATACAATAAGAGAGAATTCGTTCATCCCGATCCCCTAGAATTTTTGTACAATTACACAGAAAAAGAAGATATTGAACTTGCGGGCCTTATTAGCTCATCATTAGCAATTGGAAAAGTTGAAAAAATATTAGAGGCAATTAATAAGATTTTAATCCCGTTAGGAACAAAACCTTCAAAAAAACTTAAAAAGTTTAATAAAGATGACTTAAAAATAATATACAAAGATTTTATTTACAGATTTTTTAAAGCAGAAGACATTATAAAATTAATGATGGCTATTAAAGGAATACAGGAAAAATACTCAACAATTGAGAATATTTTCTATGATATTTACAAAAAGAATGGGAATTTTATATCAAGCCTAGATATACTAATAACCTATATGGAAAAAATTAATGGAGAGTCCTTTGGTTTATTGGTTCCAAGACCTTCAAAGGGAAGTGCATGTAAAAGATTATTTTTATTTTTAAGATGGATGATAAGAAAAGATGAAATTGATTTAGGAATATGGAACAAATTTAACCCCTCAAACTTAATAGTTCCAATGGATACTCACATGACAGATATATCTTTTAAATTATTTAATCTTAAATATAATAAAAATGTAAACCTTAAGAAGGCAATAGAAGTAACACAATATTTCTCAAATAGTAATAAAAATGACCCTGTCAAATATGATTTTTCATTAACTAGGTTCGGAATCAATAGAAAACTTAAAAAAGAAGATTTATTTATAAATATTCTAAAGCTTTAA
- a CDS encoding type III pantothenate kinase, translating into MNNIFDKIQLIVDVGNTSISFALYSEDKIKIFCKLKTRHDLTFDEIYEFLKLKFDFRVNKVFISSVVPIIDNILINVIDYLYKVIPFFIRFDLNYDISFNPYKGSQFLLGSDIFANLICAIELYNLDNALVVDVGTACTIFAVTRADGILGGIINGGPLTNFNALIKSAYLLNEFDLITPRELLGISTISSVNSGIIYQYKYLIEGVYYDLIREHKKKFSLIITGGNANLILPLISVDFVFNLYLTVEGIKILGSSFK; encoded by the coding sequence ATGAATAATATTTTTGATAAAATACAGTTAATAGTTGATGTTGGGAATACAAGCATATCTTTTGCATTATATAGCGAAGATAAAATTAAAATCTTTTGTAAGCTTAAAACAAGACATGATTTAACTTTTGATGAAATTTATGAATTTCTTAAATTGAAATTTGATTTTAGAGTTAATAAAGTATTTATAAGTAGTGTTGTACCAATTATTGACAATATATTAATAAATGTTATTGATTATCTTTATAAGGTAATTCCTTTTTTTATTAGATTTGACTTGAATTATGATATAAGCTTTAACCCTTATAAGGGTAGTCAATTTTTATTAGGATCAGATATTTTTGCAAATCTTATTTGCGCCATTGAGCTTTATAATCTTGATAATGCTTTAGTAGTAGACGTTGGAACGGCTTGTACTATTTTTGCTGTCACCAGGGCAGATGGGATACTTGGAGGGATTATTAATGGAGGCCCTTTAACAAATTTTAATGCATTAATTAAGAGTGCATATCTTTTAAATGAATTTGATCTTATAACACCAAGAGAATTGTTAGGAATTTCAACAATTTCTAGTGTCAATAGTGGCATAATTTATCAGTACAAATATTTAATAGAAGGAGTTTATTATGATCTTATTAGGGAGCATAAGAAAAAATTTAGTTTGATAATTACGGGAGGCAATGCTAACTTAATTTTACCTTTAATAAGTGTAGATTTTGTCTTTAATTTATATTTAACAGTTGAAGGAATTAAGATTTTAGGCAGTTCTTTTAAATAG